The following are encoded together in the Phragmitibacter flavus genome:
- a CDS encoding PaaI family thioesterase — MDITALPFNQFIGVERATEEGRTLALPEGARYTNHLGTVHASALMSLAEASSGDALIRALGDLPIPIVPVVRRFECKFRKPARGRLTSSASLSYQVCSHLRQSIAAKGRATAEIAVDIHDEADTHVLSAVVEWFIAKH; from the coding sequence ATGGACATCACGGCTTTACCATTTAACCAATTCATAGGCGTCGAGCGAGCGACCGAGGAAGGACGGACGCTGGCATTGCCTGAAGGAGCCCGCTACACCAACCATCTTGGAACGGTTCACGCAAGTGCCCTGATGTCATTGGCCGAGGCTTCAAGCGGTGACGCGCTGATCAGAGCCTTGGGCGATTTGCCTATCCCGATTGTTCCCGTTGTCAGGCGGTTCGAGTGCAAGTTCCGGAAGCCAGCCAGAGGAAGACTGACAAGTTCCGCCAGTCTCAGTTATCAAGTGTGTTCCCACCTTCGACAGTCGATAGCCGCGAAGGGGAGAGCCACCGCGGAGATTGCCGTGGACATCCACGATGAGGCGGACACCCATGTTCTGTCTGCCGTGGTCGAGTGGTTTATCGCCAAGCACTAG
- the tal gene encoding transaldolase translates to MNQLDQLKQHTTVVADTGDFEAMRAYKPQDATTNPSLILAASQKAEYKPLVDKAIADHKGSSLSGAGLLDAITDSILVNFGIEILKIVPGRVSTEVDARLSFDTDANISKARHIIGLYEKAGIPRERILIKIASTWEGIKAAEVLQKEGINCNLTLLFSLAQAVACAEGGIKLISPFVGRILDWYKKSTGKDYTPAEDPGVLSVTEIYNYYKHFDYKTEVMGASFRNKGEITELAGCDLLTISPGLLGELQAADEPIEPKLNAANAKSLSIEKLVNDEKTFRWSLNEDAMATEKTAEGIRNFAKDIVKLETMLTAAL, encoded by the coding sequence ATGAACCAACTCGACCAACTCAAGCAGCACACCACCGTGGTGGCAGACACCGGCGACTTCGAAGCCATGCGCGCCTACAAACCCCAGGACGCCACCACCAATCCCTCCCTCATCCTCGCCGCCTCCCAAAAGGCCGAATACAAGCCCCTCGTCGACAAGGCCATTGCCGACCACAAAGGCTCCTCCCTCAGCGGTGCCGGGCTGCTTGACGCCATCACCGACTCCATCCTGGTGAACTTCGGCATCGAGATCCTCAAAATCGTTCCCGGTCGCGTTTCCACCGAGGTCGACGCCCGTCTTTCCTTCGACACCGACGCCAACATCAGCAAAGCCCGCCACATCATCGGTCTTTACGAAAAAGCCGGCATTCCCCGCGAGCGCATCCTCATCAAAATCGCCTCCACCTGGGAAGGTATCAAAGCCGCTGAAGTGCTTCAAAAAGAAGGCATCAACTGCAACCTCACCCTTTTGTTCTCCCTCGCCCAGGCCGTTGCCTGCGCCGAAGGCGGCATCAAACTCATCTCTCCTTTCGTTGGTCGTATCCTCGACTGGTATAAGAAGAGCACCGGCAAAGACTACACCCCTGCGGAAGACCCCGGCGTGCTTTCCGTCACCGAGATCTACAACTATTACAAACACTTCGACTACAAAACCGAAGTCATGGGTGCCAGCTTCCGCAACAAAGGCGAGATCACCGAACTCGCCGGCTGCGACCTGTTGACCATCAGCCCCGGTCTCCTCGGCGAACTTCAGGCCGCTGATGAACCCATCGAACCAAAACTCAACGCCGCCAACGCCAAGAGCCTCAGCATCGAAAAACTCGTCAACGACGAAAAAACCTTCCGTTGGTCTCTCAACGAAGACGCCATGGCCACCGAAAAAACCGCCGAAGGCATCCGCAACTTCGCCAAGGACATCGTCAAACTCGAGACCATGCTCACCGCCGCCCTGTAA
- a CDS encoding 3-deoxy-7-phosphoheptulonate synthase: MPRVSDLHVVANTPLPAPQVLSREIPRSDAHAGFVVKSREEIARVLAGVDERFLVIVGPCSIHDLKAGREYAQRLAGLAEEVKDRMLLVMRVYFEKPRTTVGWKGLIMDPHLDGTNDIPTGLRMARTFLREVLELGLPTATEMLDPITPQFIADLTCWSAIGARTTESQTHRQMASGLSMPVGFKNATAGSVVAAINGIKAAMQPQTFLGINEEGRASVVTTTGNAASHLILRGGDEGPNFDEGSVGQALAALQKNGLAPKVMIDASHANCGKDCRKMPDTFREIVRQRKAGATGIIGAMLESNLVAGAQAMAESREALVYGQSITDQCIDWETTVALLREV, translated from the coding sequence ATGCCCCGGGTTTCTGATCTTCATGTTGTCGCGAACACTCCCCTGCCTGCACCGCAGGTGTTGAGTCGGGAAATTCCCCGCAGTGATGCGCATGCGGGATTTGTGGTGAAGTCGCGCGAGGAGATCGCCCGGGTGCTGGCGGGCGTGGATGAGCGGTTTTTGGTGATCGTGGGGCCTTGTTCGATCCATGATCTGAAGGCGGGTCGGGAATATGCGCAGCGTCTGGCGGGGTTGGCGGAGGAGGTGAAGGACCGGATGTTGCTGGTGATGAGGGTGTATTTTGAAAAACCGCGCACGACGGTGGGATGGAAGGGGTTGATCATGGATCCGCATCTGGATGGGACGAATGACATTCCGACCGGACTGCGCATGGCGCGGACGTTCTTGCGTGAGGTGCTGGAGCTGGGGTTGCCGACGGCGACGGAGATGCTGGACCCGATCACGCCGCAATTCATCGCGGATCTGACTTGCTGGAGTGCGATCGGGGCGCGGACGACGGAGTCTCAGACGCACCGTCAGATGGCGAGCGGGTTGTCGATGCCGGTGGGTTTCAAAAATGCGACGGCGGGTTCGGTGGTGGCGGCGATCAATGGCATCAAGGCGGCGATGCAGCCGCAGACATTTTTGGGGATCAATGAGGAAGGGCGGGCGAGCGTGGTGACAACGACGGGCAATGCGGCCAGTCATTTGATTTTACGAGGCGGCGATGAGGGGCCGAATTTTGATGAGGGGTCGGTGGGCCAGGCGCTGGCGGCGTTGCAGAAAAATGGACTGGCACCGAAGGTGATGATCGATGCGAGCCATGCGAACTGCGGCAAGGATTGCCGCAAGATGCCGGACACGTTCCGGGAGATCGTGAGGCAGCGGAAGGCAGGGGCGACGGGGATTATTGGGGCGATGCTGGAGAGCAACCTGGTGGCCGGGGCGCAGGCGATGGCAGAGTCGCGCGAGGCGTTGGTGTATGGACAGTCGATCACGGATCAGTGCATTGACTGGGAGACGACGGTGGCGTTGTTGCGGGAGGTTTGA
- a CDS encoding OmpA family protein, whose translation MLMLPALRQHPGLKNPRGNALAPLLIIVAALAASVAVFFIFTKKRIEEKAAASAVASAPSTPVATAPVAPKSTDPKPAAPPSPAPAPAPPAKPAFGFARPADLGEQLARSMSAPDLSEAAALIAAGDPAQQPAVLETLRKLKDLGYLPAKPDQVQIIGQTGSTLRLAIPLLNRDNSPSPHRLLIDVIKDDKMGWKVAGIALPKELAPALASAPAASPTTSTPGSAPAPGMKPAPMPLISVAEEPDSLTFASDFVTALLKPDYETARKHIDEERVSSIKLAALCIVFEDGQYSLQRNRPLMSTVATDTTSWIIAKVQSKLSSEGTEFGLEMEKLPQQGWRVIGLNLSKILEDNAKSSPQAGVPYTPLVSNPKGGESIALYFEYDSDILHPRAKRQLEIVAGILKASPASKLKIGGYTDAMGSDRYNLNLSNKRAAAVKQALLDFQGPLAQVETGGFGAADPLFPTVNPAGTDNPDGRSKNRRAEILLDF comes from the coding sequence ATGCTTATGCTCCCCGCCCTTCGTCAGCACCCCGGTCTCAAAAACCCACGCGGCAACGCTCTTGCCCCCTTGCTCATCATCGTCGCCGCCCTGGCTGCCAGCGTTGCCGTGTTCTTCATCTTCACGAAAAAACGCATCGAAGAAAAAGCTGCAGCATCAGCCGTTGCCTCCGCTCCAAGCACTCCTGTCGCCACCGCGCCTGTCGCTCCAAAATCCACCGATCCCAAACCGGCCGCTCCTCCCTCACCCGCTCCGGCTCCTGCTCCTCCCGCCAAACCCGCCTTCGGTTTCGCCCGTCCTGCCGATCTTGGAGAACAACTCGCGCGCAGCATGAGTGCGCCCGACCTCTCCGAAGCCGCCGCCCTCATTGCCGCTGGCGATCCTGCCCAGCAACCCGCCGTCCTCGAAACCCTGCGCAAACTCAAAGATCTCGGCTACCTGCCCGCCAAACCCGATCAAGTTCAAATCATCGGCCAGACCGGCAGCACCCTGCGCCTCGCCATCCCCCTTCTTAATCGCGACAACAGCCCCTCTCCCCACCGTCTGCTGATCGACGTGATCAAGGACGACAAAATGGGCTGGAAAGTCGCCGGCATCGCCCTTCCCAAAGAACTCGCCCCCGCCCTCGCCAGCGCACCCGCCGCTTCGCCCACAACCTCAACACCAGGTTCTGCTCCCGCTCCAGGCATGAAACCCGCCCCCATGCCTCTCATCAGCGTAGCGGAAGAGCCCGACTCCCTCACCTTTGCCTCCGACTTCGTCACCGCGCTTCTTAAGCCCGATTACGAAACCGCCCGCAAACACATCGACGAAGAACGCGTCTCCAGCATCAAACTCGCCGCCCTCTGCATCGTGTTTGAAGACGGCCAATACAGCCTCCAGCGCAACCGTCCTCTCATGAGCACCGTCGCCACAGACACCACCAGCTGGATCATCGCCAAGGTGCAGTCCAAACTCAGCAGCGAAGGCACCGAATTTGGTCTCGAAATGGAAAAACTTCCCCAACAAGGCTGGCGCGTCATCGGACTCAACCTTTCCAAAATCCTCGAGGACAACGCCAAATCCTCCCCTCAAGCCGGCGTCCCTTACACCCCTCTCGTCAGCAATCCCAAAGGCGGCGAATCCATCGCCCTTTATTTCGAATACGACTCCGACATCCTTCATCCCCGCGCCAAACGCCAGCTTGAAATCGTCGCCGGCATTCTCAAAGCCAGCCCCGCCAGCAAACTGAAAATCGGCGGTTACACCGACGCCATGGGCAGCGACCGCTACAATCTCAACCTCTCCAACAAACGCGCCGCCGCCGTCAAACAAGCCCTCCTCGACTTCCAGGGCCCCCTCGCCCAAGTCGAAACCGGGGGCTTCGGTGCTGCTGACCCTCTGTTCCCCACCGTAAACCCCGCCGGCACCGACAACCCCGACGGTCGCTCAAAAAACCGCCGAGCCGAGATCCTCCTCGATTTTTAA
- a CDS encoding S1C family serine protease: MSHVRRIFLALLLFILAGWLYKQWRTRQPNEGLFDLLDKKPDSTAPSSTSTPATPPSLPTPPNRTATPALSRLDEEISALAQRTLPCVVSIDTQNLQKERLNSLFSRLEVVPSLGSGVIITKEGHILTNHHVIANALEIRVTTNDQKSYKAEFIGTNPKADIAVIKIVDADHNFPVLKFANSDQVRVGQTVFAVGNPFGLSGSFTQGIISARRNSAQTGNIFQTDTVINPGNSGGPLVDIHGEIVGINFSIRSGNSQVNTWQGVGFAIPANEARVAFDTIIKEKTVPTGFLGITMDEVVIEVSPGRIGVTINEVVPQSSAANAGLRPDDVIIGLNGDPLEHPDEVYIVASATPIGRSIVFDILRNQQRRTITATMQPRPQD, from the coding sequence ATGTCCCACGTCCGCCGCATCTTCCTCGCGCTCCTTCTCTTCATCCTCGCTGGCTGGCTCTACAAACAATGGCGCACCCGCCAGCCCAACGAAGGCCTGTTTGACCTCCTCGACAAAAAACCCGACAGCACCGCGCCGTCATCAACATCGACACCAGCAACCCCTCCATCGCTACCGACCCCACCCAACCGCACCGCCACTCCCGCCCTCAGCCGCCTTGATGAAGAAATTTCCGCGCTCGCCCAGCGGACCCTTCCTTGTGTCGTCAGCATCGACACCCAAAACCTCCAAAAGGAACGACTCAACAGCCTCTTCAGCCGCCTCGAAGTCGTCCCCAGTCTCGGCTCCGGCGTCATCATCACCAAGGAAGGCCACATTCTCACCAATCACCACGTTATCGCCAACGCCCTCGAAATCCGCGTCACCACCAACGACCAAAAAAGCTACAAAGCCGAGTTCATCGGCACCAATCCAAAGGCCGACATCGCCGTCATCAAAATCGTCGATGCCGACCATAACTTTCCCGTTTTGAAATTCGCCAATTCCGATCAGGTAAGAGTCGGTCAGACTGTCTTCGCTGTCGGCAACCCTTTCGGTCTCAGCGGATCCTTCACCCAGGGCATCATCAGCGCGCGCCGCAACAGCGCCCAAACCGGCAACATTTTTCAAACCGATACCGTCATCAACCCCGGCAACTCTGGCGGCCCGCTCGTCGACATCCACGGTGAAATCGTCGGCATCAACTTCTCCATCCGCAGCGGCAACTCACAAGTCAACACCTGGCAGGGCGTCGGATTCGCCATCCCCGCCAACGAAGCACGCGTTGCCTTCGACACCATCATCAAAGAAAAAACCGTCCCCACCGGCTTCCTCGGCATCACCATGGACGAAGTCGTGATCGAGGTCAGCCCCGGTCGCATCGGCGTCACCATCAACGAAGTCGTCCCCCAATCCTCCGCCGCCAACGCCGGGCTGCGCCCCGACGACGTCATCATCGGCCTCAATGGCGACCCCCTCGAACACCCTGACGAAGTGTATATCGTTGCCAGCGCCACCCCCATCGGTCGCTCCATCGTCTTCGACATCCTTCGCAACCAACAACGCCGCACCATCACCGCCACCATGCAGCCGCGCCCGCAGGATTGA
- the recG gene encoding ATP-dependent DNA helicase RecG: MPQAASIHLQTPISEILVIPTPTRTLLIREGIETAADLLHILPARHEDRRQLTFTGFHPDPNPVCHHLRILSTRLLRFGRSAVFEATTVPASARFSQHQLTLRWFGMPFMQRALAVDMNLIVYGKIKEIKSRLIIDHPDYEILLEEDTDPTAPRIHTGRIVPIYRLRGNLKQKPLRTALWHLLQDLDPSALPNLLPTPKATGEFSGYTRAKAIQTLHHPPDLDTLTQARRYLALEEFYLLQLRLLHHRHQHRLHSGNPQKPPGNLLQSFLQNLPFDLTAAQLRSLNEIRQDMADPIPMNRLLHGDVGSGKTVVALAAMLVAVESGHQAALMAPTQILAEQHYQNAQRWLTPLGLRVSLRTADKRNTGILPVRETDILSVPSDTTCTPKTHDQLPEHLPHILIGTHALLYDRVSLPQLSLAVIDEQHKFGVAQRARLIAQSDTIPDVLVMTATPIPRTLTLTLYGDLDVSTIDERPRERGKIITAVRDSTKLKDITAFLKTQLDEGRQAYIVHPLIEESEKLDASAAITGHATWSKRLKKHHVGLLHGRIDSETKDTVMRKFRDNEIQALVTTTVIEVGVDVPNATVMIIHDAARFGLAQLHQLRGRIGRGTHTSYCILLIDKNDEEARQKLTILEQTSDGFQIAEEDLRRRGPGDLLGSMQSGQAPLRFHELLADTRLLTLARQLATRTLIQDPNLTQPDHALLRPFVLDSLPVRTTLQ; encoded by the coding sequence ATGCCACAAGCCGCAAGCATCCATCTGCAAACCCCCATCAGCGAAATCCTCGTCATCCCCACCCCCACCCGCACGCTTCTCATCCGCGAAGGCATCGAAACCGCCGCCGACCTCCTCCACATTCTCCCCGCCCGGCACGAAGACCGCCGGCAGCTCACCTTCACCGGCTTTCATCCCGACCCCAACCCCGTCTGCCATCACCTGCGCATCCTCAGCACCCGACTCCTGCGCTTCGGTCGCAGCGCCGTGTTCGAAGCCACCACGGTTCCCGCAAGCGCCCGCTTCAGCCAGCACCAATTGACCCTCCGCTGGTTCGGCATGCCCTTCATGCAACGCGCCCTTGCCGTCGACATGAACCTCATCGTCTACGGCAAAATCAAAGAGATAAAGAGCCGTCTCATCATCGACCACCCCGACTACGAAATCCTCCTCGAAGAAGACACCGATCCCACCGCGCCCCGCATCCACACCGGTCGCATCGTCCCCATCTACCGACTGCGCGGCAACCTCAAACAAAAACCCCTGCGCACCGCCCTCTGGCATCTCCTCCAAGACCTCGACCCCTCCGCCCTCCCCAACCTCCTGCCCACGCCGAAGGCCACCGGCGAATTCTCCGGCTACACCCGTGCCAAAGCCATTCAAACCCTCCATCATCCCCCCGACCTCGACACTCTCACCCAGGCCCGACGTTACCTCGCCCTCGAAGAGTTTTATCTCCTCCAACTGCGCCTGCTTCATCATCGTCATCAACACCGGCTCCATAGCGGCAATCCCCAAAAACCTCCCGGCAACCTCCTTCAATCTTTCCTTCAAAACCTCCCCTTCGACCTCACCGCCGCCCAGCTCCGCAGTCTCAACGAGATCCGCCAGGACATGGCTGATCCCATCCCCATGAACCGACTCCTTCACGGCGATGTCGGCAGCGGCAAAACCGTCGTTGCCCTCGCCGCCATGCTCGTCGCCGTCGAATCCGGTCATCAAGCCGCCCTCATGGCTCCCACCCAGATCCTTGCCGAGCAGCACTATCAAAACGCCCAACGCTGGCTCACCCCCCTCGGCCTCCGTGTGTCCCTCCGCACCGCCGATAAACGTAACACGGGCATTCTGCCGGTGCGTGAGACAGACATCCTGTCTGTCCCGTCTGACACCACGTGCACCCCAAAAACCCACGACCAACTCCCCGAACACCTTCCCCACATTCTCATCGGCACCCACGCCCTTCTCTACGACCGCGTCAGCCTTCCGCAACTCAGCCTCGCCGTCATCGACGAACAACACAAATTCGGCGTCGCCCAGCGCGCCCGACTCATCGCCCAAAGCGACACCATCCCCGATGTGCTCGTCATGACCGCCACCCCCATCCCGCGCACGCTCACCCTCACGCTCTACGGCGACCTCGATGTCTCCACCATCGACGAACGCCCGCGCGAACGTGGCAAAATCATCACGGCCGTCCGCGACTCCACCAAACTCAAGGACATCACCGCCTTCCTCAAAACCCAACTCGACGAGGGCCGCCAGGCTTACATCGTCCATCCGCTCATCGAAGAATCCGAAAAACTCGACGCCAGCGCCGCCATCACCGGACACGCCACCTGGAGCAAACGCCTCAAAAAACACCACGTCGGACTCCTCCACGGCCGCATCGATTCCGAAACCAAGGACACCGTCATGCGCAAGTTTCGTGACAACGAAATCCAGGCCCTCGTCACCACCACCGTCATCGAAGTCGGCGTCGACGTCCCCAACGCCACCGTCATGATCATCCATGACGCCGCCCGCTTCGGCCTCGCCCAACTCCATCAGCTCCGCGGTCGCATCGGACGCGGCACCCACACCTCCTATTGCATCCTGCTCATCGATAAAAACGACGAAGAAGCCCGCCAGAAACTCACCATACTCGAGCAAACCTCCGACGGATTCCAAATCGCCGAAGAAGACCTGCGCCGACGCGGCCCTGGCGACCTCCTTGGCAGCATGCAAAGCGGTCAGGCACCCCTCCGATTCCACGAACTCCTCGCCGACACCCGGCTCCTCACCCTCGCCCGACAGCTCGCCACCCGGACCCTCATCCAAGATCCCAACCTCACCCAGCCCGACCACGCATTGCTCCGTCCTTTCGTGCTGGACTCCCTCCCCGTTCGCACCACCTTACAGTAA
- a CDS encoding histone deacetylase family protein — translation MSSASPSTGLLLDEVYLNHDTGAGHPERADRLRAVAKGLKGAGLVERTAKLTQTMAEEEAILRCHSREYLEIVKRDGAAGRSDLRTGDTEISEASLGVGARAGGGGVGAVEEVMAGQLRNAFCAVRPPGHHARPEQGMGFCLFNNVAIGARFAQAKMGAEKVFIVDWDGHHGNGTQDVFYEDGSVLFFSVHQAPWYPYTGWAEEMGEGKGKGLTMNAPLPGGSGMKQIGAILRDQVLPVAAKFKPDLVMISAGFDSRVDDPLGRFTLTDEDFAELTRELMGFADSYCDGRVVSVLEGGYNVEGLTSAVVAHVGALTGDK, via the coding sequence ATGTCATCTGCTTCTCCATCGACGGGTCTGCTTTTGGACGAGGTTTATTTGAACCATGATACGGGTGCGGGGCATCCGGAACGGGCGGATCGTTTGCGGGCGGTGGCGAAGGGTTTGAAGGGGGCGGGGCTGGTGGAGAGGACGGCAAAATTGACGCAAACCATGGCGGAGGAGGAGGCGATTTTGCGCTGTCATTCGCGCGAGTATCTGGAAATTGTGAAGCGGGATGGGGCGGCGGGGCGGTCGGATTTGAGGACGGGGGATACGGAGATTTCGGAGGCGTCGTTGGGGGTGGGGGCGCGGGCGGGGGGGGGGGGGGTGGGGGCGGTGGAGGAGGTGATGGCGGGGCAGTTGAGGAATGCGTTTTGTGCGGTGCGTCCGCCGGGTCATCATGCACGGCCTGAGCAGGGAATGGGGTTTTGTTTGTTCAACAATGTGGCGATTGGGGCGCGGTTTGCGCAGGCGAAGATGGGGGCGGAGAAGGTTTTTATTGTGGATTGGGATGGGCATCACGGGAACGGGACGCAGGATGTATTTTATGAGGATGGGTCGGTGCTGTTTTTTAGTGTGCACCAGGCGCCGTGGTATCCTTACACGGGCTGGGCGGAGGAGATGGGCGAAGGGAAGGGCAAGGGATTGACGATGAATGCGCCTTTGCCGGGAGGATCGGGGATGAAACAGATCGGGGCGATTTTGCGGGATCAGGTGTTGCCGGTGGCGGCGAAGTTCAAACCGGATTTGGTGATGATCTCGGCGGGGTTTGATTCGCGAGTGGATGATCCGCTGGGTCGGTTTACGCTGACCGATGAAGATTTTGCGGAGTTGACGCGGGAGCTGATGGGGTTTGCGGATTCGTATTGTGACGGAAGGGTGGTGTCGGTGCTGGAGGGTGGGTATAATGTGGAGGGTTTGACGAGTGCGGTGGTGGCGCATGTGGGGGCTTTAACGGGCGACAAGTGA
- a CDS encoding DUF2007 domain-containing protein yields the protein MKQVFTDRDYTRVGFLKSVLEGAGIACYIQNEHTNSMMAHSLLPMFYPKLCVLNDEDVPAALELVRGFVGDSRVVADEWQCVKCGESVPGEFGSCWKCETLRDEEVAG from the coding sequence ATGAAGCAGGTATTTACGGACAGGGATTACACACGGGTGGGCTTTTTGAAGTCGGTTTTGGAGGGGGCCGGGATTGCTTGTTACATCCAGAATGAGCATACGAATTCGATGATGGCACATTCGTTGTTGCCGATGTTTTATCCGAAGTTGTGCGTCTTGAATGATGAGGATGTTCCGGCTGCGTTGGAGTTGGTCAGGGGTTTTGTGGGGGACAGTCGGGTGGTGGCAGATGAGTGGCAGTGCGTGAAATGTGGGGAGTCGGTTCCGGGGGAGTTTGGGAGTTGCTGGAAATGCGAGACGCTGCGGGATGAGGAGGTCGCGGGATGA
- the bioA gene encoding adenosylmethionine--8-amino-7-oxononanoate transaminase, producing the protein MNVGDRCRLDKEHLWHPFTPMREWCAEEHEPLALVRGEGCWLWDQEGRKYLDGNSSIWTNIHGHGHPVINAAIKEQVDRVAHTSFLGFTHEPAMALGRELAELAGLPRVFFSDDGSTAIECAVRMALQFWQQNGRPEKLGMVGFDAAYHGDTLGAASLGGIPLFKGAANHFGYGVQRVKDLEALRSLGVDVARVAAVIVEPLIQGSAGMRLWPKGMLKELETWCRENEVFLILDEVMTGFGRTGTMFACQQEDVVPDFLCLAKGLTGGYLPMAATLTTERVFEGFLGEGRAFYYGHSYTASQLGCAASLGSLRVFREERVMEGLAAKMEVFAGLVGSLGAMPQVLEVRRCGMIAGIELRDQPPGTGARVCVAARKFGLLTRPVLNTLVLMPPLCVTHAEMGQMVEALRLGIEEVCG; encoded by the coding sequence ATGAATGTTGGGGATCGTTGTCGTCTGGATAAAGAGCATCTTTGGCATCCGTTCACGCCGATGCGGGAGTGGTGCGCGGAGGAGCATGAACCGCTGGCGCTGGTGCGAGGAGAGGGGTGCTGGTTGTGGGATCAGGAGGGGCGCAAGTATCTGGATGGGAATTCTTCAATCTGGACGAACATTCATGGGCATGGGCATCCTGTCATCAATGCGGCGATCAAGGAGCAGGTGGACCGGGTGGCGCACACGTCGTTTTTGGGGTTTACGCATGAACCGGCGATGGCTTTGGGGCGGGAACTGGCGGAGCTGGCGGGTTTGCCGAGGGTGTTTTTTTCGGATGATGGGTCAACGGCGATCGAGTGTGCGGTGCGCATGGCGTTGCAGTTCTGGCAGCAGAACGGCCGGCCGGAGAAATTGGGGATGGTGGGGTTTGATGCAGCATATCATGGCGACACGTTGGGGGCGGCGAGTTTGGGGGGGATTCCGTTGTTCAAGGGCGCAGCGAATCATTTTGGTTATGGGGTGCAGCGGGTGAAGGATTTGGAGGCGCTGAGAAGTTTGGGAGTGGATGTGGCGCGGGTGGCGGCGGTGATTGTGGAGCCGTTGATTCAAGGGTCGGCGGGGATGCGGTTGTGGCCGAAGGGGATGCTGAAAGAGCTGGAGACGTGGTGTCGGGAAAATGAGGTGTTTTTGATTTTGGATGAGGTGATGACGGGGTTTGGTCGAACCGGGACGATGTTTGCGTGTCAGCAGGAAGACGTGGTGCCGGATTTTTTGTGTCTGGCGAAGGGGCTGACCGGTGGGTATTTGCCCATGGCGGCGACGCTGACGACGGAGCGGGTGTTTGAGGGATTTTTAGGGGAGGGTCGGGCCTTTTATTATGGGCACAGTTACACCGCGAGTCAGTTGGGATGCGCGGCGTCGCTGGGGAGTCTGCGGGTGTTTCGCGAGGAGCGGGTGATGGAGGGCTTGGCGGCGAAGATGGAGGTGTTTGCGGGGCTGGTGGGAAGTTTGGGAGCGATGCCGCAGGTTTTGGAGGTGCGCCGATGTGGGATGATTGCGGGAATCGAGCTGCGGGATCAACCGCCGGGGACGGGGGCGCGGGTGTGTGTGGCGGCCAGGAAGTTTGGGTTGCTGACGAGGCCGGTGTTGAACACGCTGGTGTTGATGCCGCCGCTGTGTGTGACCCATGCAGAGATGGGTCAGATGGTGGAAGCGCTGAGGCTGGGGATTGAGGAGGTTTGTGGGTGA